A portion of the Leptospira kanakyensis genome contains these proteins:
- a CDS encoding type 1 glutamine amidotransferase domain-containing protein — MILIPVPSSDFDPSEASIPWKILSESNFRFQFATPDGKKAKADERMLNGKGLGILKSGFIARKDARDAYLEMENSNEFKNPIPYSEIKEKDFQAILLPGGHAQGMKEYLESEVLQNVIVDFFHSEKPVAAICHGVLLAARSINPKTNKSVLYEKNTTALLQKQELLAYYTTRLWLGNYYKTYPLTVQAEVTSFLKSKEQFKTGGSLSVRDSLENPNVGFTVLDGNYLSARWPGDVYQFASKFKTLLGSIS; from the coding sequence ATGATTCTAATACCAGTCCCTAGTTCTGATTTTGATCCGAGTGAAGCCTCTATTCCTTGGAAAATATTATCAGAATCAAATTTCAGATTCCAGTTTGCCACACCCGATGGGAAAAAAGCAAAAGCTGACGAACGGATGTTAAATGGAAAGGGACTGGGAATTTTGAAATCTGGATTTATCGCACGCAAAGATGCCAGAGACGCTTACTTAGAAATGGAAAATTCGAATGAATTTAAAAACCCCATTCCTTACTCTGAAATTAAAGAAAAGGATTTCCAAGCCATTCTTTTGCCAGGCGGACATGCACAAGGTATGAAAGAATACCTAGAATCCGAAGTTTTACAAAATGTTATCGTGGATTTTTTTCATTCAGAAAAACCTGTTGCGGCAATCTGTCACGGAGTTTTACTTGCAGCAAGAAGTATCAATCCAAAAACAAACAAATCTGTGTTATATGAAAAAAACACAACTGCCCTTTTGCAAAAACAGGAACTCCTCGCTTATTATACAACAAGACTTTGGTTAGGAAATTATTACAAAACCTATCCGCTCACAGTCCAGGCAGAAGTCACAAGTTTTTTAAAATCAAAAGAGCAGTTTAAAACGGGAGGGAGTTTATCAGTCAGAGATAGTCTCGAAAATCCAAATGTTGGTTTTACTGTTTTAGACGGGAATTATCTATCTGCTAGATGGCCTGGGGATGTGTATCAATTTGCCAGTAAATTCAAAACCTTACTTGGATCCATTTCGTAA
- a CDS encoding beta-propeller fold lactonase family protein: MKIILAIQSKEAKILRFPKILFLFVCLFSFHACLYNPIVQSILCPDKDPSSSKSLLALWALLASSNSVVELNHTWAGIYKGDSLQLEAQYYLYGNKTDTTFQWTSSNESVATVSPTGLVQSVGNGKILITATSGDGRARATSAITVYSGYVYASLDKSDRVGHLTMNNNTGLLTYSTFYTAGDGPTGIGFDPSGKFLFTGDFDGGTISQFLINQTTGALTSNTPVFVTAGTNPRNLVITPDGKYLYLIAEGTQNIEAYSINLNGNLSFINSYTSIIGQAQIQISRSGKFILLMNGSYNAIVAYQVNPIDGSLSLVATSPSFTNGGTGYIATHPNGSFLYVGSFPAVTVLSFDDNTGNMTIVDSVPQTMLSNGAAIHPNGRFYYVMNLNNETISCYGIDPITGKISFLTSISGFTGSSLRYMIIDPTGRFAYVADNNTNFMLQFSINQTTGELTSMGTVDVGGHQWNLTFL; encoded by the coding sequence ATGAAGATAATACTGGCAATCCAATCGAAAGAGGCTAAGATCTTAAGATTCCCGAAAATACTATTTTTGTTTGTTTGTCTTTTTTCCTTCCATGCTTGTCTCTACAATCCCATTGTACAAAGTATACTTTGTCCCGATAAAGATCCTTCATCCTCCAAATCTTTATTGGCTCTCTGGGCCTTACTTGCAAGTTCTAACTCCGTTGTGGAGTTAAACCATACCTGGGCCGGGATTTATAAAGGGGACAGTTTACAATTGGAAGCACAGTACTATTTGTACGGTAACAAAACAGACACGACCTTCCAATGGACCAGTAGCAATGAATCCGTTGCCACTGTATCGCCTACAGGCCTTGTACAAAGTGTTGGAAATGGAAAGATACTCATCACTGCCACATCAGGCGATGGAAGAGCCAGGGCTACAAGTGCAATTACAGTTTATTCGGGATACGTTTATGCTAGTCTGGATAAGAGTGATCGAGTCGGTCATTTGACTATGAATAATAACACTGGTTTATTGACATACTCCACATTCTATACGGCTGGGGATGGGCCAACGGGAATCGGATTTGATCCTTCAGGTAAGTTTTTATTTACAGGAGATTTTGATGGTGGAACTATCTCCCAATTTTTAATCAACCAAACGACTGGCGCATTGACATCCAATACCCCTGTTTTTGTGACAGCCGGGACAAACCCAAGAAATTTAGTCATTACACCTGATGGAAAGTATTTGTATTTAATCGCAGAAGGAACACAAAACATAGAAGCCTATTCGATTAACTTGAACGGTAATCTGAGTTTTATAAATTCTTATACTTCGATTATCGGCCAAGCCCAAATCCAAATTTCGCGATCAGGAAAATTTATCTTATTGATGAACGGTAGTTATAATGCCATTGTCGCCTACCAAGTGAATCCGATTGATGGAAGTCTTTCCTTGGTCGCAACAAGCCCAAGTTTTACCAATGGCGGAACCGGTTATATTGCTACTCATCCGAATGGATCTTTTTTATATGTAGGTTCTTTCCCCGCTGTAACAGTTTTAAGTTTCGATGATAATACTGGTAACATGACTATCGTAGACTCTGTTCCACAAACGATGTTGTCCAATGGAGCTGCCATTCATCCTAATGGTCGCTTTTATTATGTAATGAATTTAAATAATGAAACTATTTCTTGTTACGGGATTGATCCTATAACTGGAAAAATTTCCTTTTTAACTAGTATCTCGGGATTCACCGGAAGTAGTTTGCGATATATGATTATTGATCCTACAGGGCGATTTGCCTATGTTGCCGACAATAATACTAATTTTATGCTCCAATTTAGTATCAACCAAACTACCGGTGAGCTCACTTCCATGGGAACAGTGGATGTAGGAGGACACCAGTGGAATCTAACTTTTTTATAA
- a CDS encoding calcium:proton antiporter produces the protein MANSKTISSNDWLSFTSFLVLVFAMIAPIGEGLLIAFAVVFLAAGISSAVHSAEVIAERVGPALGTLILAISVTVIEVALIVSLMSNDTADSPQIARDTVFAALMIVTNGIIGICILLGGLKHKELGFQLVGTTALLGVLAVLSTLTLVLPLFTTSTNKGTYSAGQLIFVSLASLVLYGSLVWSQTKSHKNFFAASESEGTQQEITSNRPSKKRAITSFISLLFSLVAVVGLSKILSPTIESTIAALGAPKAVVGIVIAILVLAPETLAAMNAAKINELQTSLNLALGSGAASIALTIPAVSLYSLMFDKPLTLGLDTKGIVFLMVTFLAGSFTFGSGRTTSLHGLIHLVIMASFLAISLMP, from the coding sequence ATGGCAAATTCAAAAACAATCTCATCCAATGACTGGCTGTCGTTCACATCCTTTTTGGTATTAGTATTTGCTATGATCGCACCCATTGGTGAAGGACTTCTCATCGCATTTGCTGTTGTATTTTTAGCCGCGGGTATCTCAAGTGCAGTTCATAGCGCAGAAGTCATCGCGGAACGAGTGGGACCCGCACTCGGAACTTTGATTTTAGCAATTTCTGTGACTGTGATTGAAGTAGCACTCATTGTTAGTCTTATGAGTAATGACACCGCCGACTCACCACAAATTGCAAGGGATACGGTATTTGCAGCTTTAATGATTGTGACAAACGGAATCATTGGCATTTGCATTTTGTTAGGTGGTTTAAAACACAAAGAACTCGGATTTCAATTGGTAGGAACAACGGCTTTGCTAGGAGTTTTGGCCGTACTTTCAACACTCACTTTAGTTTTACCTCTATTCACGACTTCCACAAACAAAGGAACTTATAGTGCAGGACAACTGATCTTTGTATCCTTAGCTTCCCTTGTTTTGTATGGATCTCTTGTTTGGTCACAAACAAAATCTCATAAAAACTTTTTTGCCGCTTCGGAAAGTGAGGGAACACAACAAGAAATCACAAGTAATCGACCGAGCAAAAAAAGAGCCATTACTAGTTTTATCTCCCTCTTATTTTCTCTCGTAGCGGTAGTTGGTTTGTCTAAAATCTTGAGTCCGACCATCGAGAGCACCATCGCAGCATTAGGTGCACCAAAAGCAGTTGTAGGGATTGTCATTGCGATTTTAGTTTTGGCCCCAGAAACATTAGCAGCTATGAACGCAGCAAAAATCAATGAACTACAAACAAGTTTGAACTTAGCATTAGGATCGGGAGCTGCGAGTATTGCGCTAACCATTCCCGCAGTGAGTTTGTATTCTCTTATGTTTGATAAACCACTAACACTTGGTTTGGATACCAAAGGCATTGTGTTTTTGATGGTAACCTTTCTTGCCGGAAGTTTTACTTTTGGATCCGGAAGAACCACATCCCTTCATGGACTCATCCACTTAGTGATTATGGCTTCCTTTTTGGCAATTTCACTGATGCCGTAG
- a CDS encoding ribonucleoside-diphosphate reductase subunit alpha has translation MFVLKRNGKQESVKFDKVTARIEKLSYGLSRLVSPIDVAKKVIEGIYDGVSTSELDNLAAEIAASLTTKHPDYALLASRIAVSNLHKNTTKSFSETMERLYSYIDPKTKKVMSLIAEDVWEIVKQHSELLDSSIIYDRDFGFDYFGFRTLEKSYLLKLDGKIVERPQHMYMRVALGIHKDRIEDVIKTYNLMSERWFTHATPTLFNAGTPKPQMSSCFLLTMKDDSIDGIYDTLKQTAKISQSAGGIGLSIHNIRATGSYIGGTNGTSNGIIPMLRVFNDTARYVDQGGGKRKGAFAIYLEPWHADIFPFLELKKNHGKEEMRARDLFFALWISDLFMKRVEEGGDWSLFCPNEAPGLSEVYGEEFVTLYEQYEREGRARTKVKAQDLWFAIVESQIETGTPYLLYKDAANSKSNQKNLGTIKSSNLCTEILEFTSPDEVAVCNLASVALPKFVADGKFLFDKLYEIVYQMTVNLNRIIDGNYYPVPEAKNSNLKHRPIGIGVQGLADVFILLRMAYESEDAKKLNIEIFETIYFAAMTASKDIAKEEGTYPSFPGSPLSQGIFQFDFWNVKPTGRWDFESLRKEVVQYGTRNSLLVAPMPTASTSQILGNNECFEPYTSNIYTRRVLSGEFIIVNKHLLHDLIELGLWNSEMKNQIIAAGGSIQSIPSIPDSIKEIYKTVWEMKQRSLIDMARDRGAFICQSQSLNLFVESPSVSKLTSMHFYAWKQGLKTGMYYLRTKAATQAIQFTVEKTKEEILQEKESQNQFTPATRKDVDSEFVGESCSMEEGCLVCGS, from the coding sequence GTTGCTAAAAAAGTCATAGAAGGAATTTATGATGGTGTCAGTACTTCGGAACTCGACAATTTGGCAGCTGAAATTGCTGCTTCTCTTACCACAAAACACCCTGACTACGCTCTTCTTGCGAGCCGTATTGCGGTAAGTAACTTACACAAAAACACAACTAAATCTTTTTCTGAAACAATGGAACGGTTGTATTCTTATATCGATCCAAAAACAAAAAAAGTTATGTCTCTGATTGCAGAAGATGTATGGGAGATTGTAAAACAACATTCTGAACTTTTAGATAGTTCCATTATTTATGACAGAGACTTTGGATTTGATTATTTCGGATTCCGCACTTTAGAAAAATCTTATTTGTTAAAATTAGACGGAAAAATCGTAGAACGCCCCCAACATATGTACATGCGAGTGGCTCTTGGAATCCATAAAGATCGCATTGAGGATGTTATAAAAACTTATAACTTGATGAGTGAACGATGGTTTACGCATGCCACTCCCACTCTTTTTAATGCAGGGACTCCCAAACCACAAATGAGTAGCTGTTTTCTTTTGACCATGAAAGACGATAGTATTGATGGGATTTATGATACCCTCAAACAAACAGCAAAAATTTCACAGAGTGCTGGTGGGATCGGACTTTCCATTCATAACATTCGGGCCACGGGTTCTTATATTGGTGGCACCAATGGAACGAGTAATGGAATCATTCCCATGTTACGTGTGTTTAACGATACAGCGCGGTATGTAGACCAAGGTGGTGGAAAACGAAAAGGTGCCTTTGCCATTTATTTAGAACCATGGCATGCAGATATTTTTCCATTTCTGGAATTAAAGAAAAATCATGGCAAAGAAGAGATGAGGGCTCGTGATTTGTTTTTTGCTCTCTGGATTTCTGATCTTTTTATGAAACGAGTGGAAGAGGGTGGTGATTGGAGTTTGTTTTGTCCGAACGAAGCTCCTGGGCTTTCTGAAGTTTACGGGGAAGAGTTTGTTACTTTATACGAACAGTATGAAAGGGAAGGGAGGGCACGAACCAAAGTCAAAGCCCAAGACCTCTGGTTTGCCATCGTCGAATCCCAAATAGAAACTGGAACTCCTTATCTATTGTATAAAGATGCAGCCAATTCAAAAAGTAATCAGAAAAATTTAGGAACCATCAAAAGTAGTAATCTTTGTACCGAAATTTTAGAATTCACAAGCCCAGACGAAGTTGCCGTTTGTAATTTGGCATCGGTCGCCTTGCCAAAGTTTGTTGCCGACGGTAAGTTTCTATTTGATAAATTATATGAAATTGTTTATCAAATGACTGTAAATCTAAACCGTATCATTGATGGAAATTATTACCCAGTTCCAGAAGCAAAAAATTCAAACTTAAAACACCGTCCGATTGGAATTGGTGTCCAAGGTCTTGCCGATGTTTTTATCCTCCTTCGAATGGCTTATGAAAGTGAGGACGCAAAAAAACTCAATATTGAGATTTTTGAAACGATCTATTTTGCAGCCATGACAGCAAGTAAAGACATAGCCAAAGAAGAAGGAACGTATCCTAGTTTTCCAGGTTCTCCCCTCTCTCAAGGAATTTTCCAATTTGATTTTTGGAATGTCAAACCAACTGGTCGATGGGACTTTGAATCATTAAGAAAAGAAGTGGTTCAATACGGAACACGGAATTCTCTCCTTGTTGCGCCAATGCCAACAGCTTCCACTTCACAAATTTTAGGAAACAATGAATGTTTTGAACCTTATACTTCCAATATTTACACAAGACGGGTTCTTAGTGGTGAATTTATTATTGTCAATAAACACTTGTTACATGATTTGATTGAACTCGGACTTTGGAATTCTGAAATGAAAAACCAAATCATTGCGGCTGGAGGGAGCATCCAATCCATTCCATCCATCCCTGATTCCATCAAAGAGATATACAAAACAGTTTGGGAAATGAAACAAAGATCTCTCATTGATATGGCAAGGGACCGCGGTGCGTTTATCTGCCAGTCACAGTCTTTGAATTTATTTGTAGAAAGTCCTAGCGTTTCCAAACTTACCTCCATGCATTTTTACGCATGGAAACAAGGATTAAAAACGGGGATGTATTATTTGCGAACCAAAGCTGCAACACAAGCCATTCAGTTCACTGTAGAAAAAACAAAGGAAGAAATCCTTCAGGAAAAAGAATCCCAGAATCAATTTACACCAGCTACCAGAAAAGATGTGGATTCTGAGTTCGTTGGAGAATCCTGTTCCATGGAAGAGGGTTGTCTTGTTTGTGGAAGTTAA